The nucleotide window GGCGTCGGCTTTTTAGGCATTCTCGTCGTCTTGTCTCCCCATCTGGGGGAAGGGCAACTCGACAATGCTTCGGCGCTTGGCGCGCTGATTGGTGTGACGGGTGCAGGTTTTGCCGCGCTGGCCATGATCACAGTGCGAAAGCTGTGCGAGACGGAACGCACGTCAACCATCGTCACCTGGTTTGCTGGTGCTGCCACCTTGCTGTCTTTGCTGACCTTTCCCTTGGGCCTGCTTGCGTCTGGGCAAGCCTGGGTCTGGCCGGATGCATCGACTGCGGGACTGCTGGTTCTGATCGGGCTTGCCGGTGGGGTCGGACAGATTTTTCTGACGCAAAGCTATCGCTACGCGGAAGCCTCAACCATTGCTCCGTTCGACTACGTCAACATGCTGTGGGCGATTATCGTCGGCTGGCTGATCTTTTCCGAAGTGCCGGTTACAGAGGTGGTGCTCGGAGCGATGATTGTCATTGCTGCCGGCATTTTCGTGATTTACCGCGAGCACAGGCTTGGCCTCGACAGAACCAAGGCACGAAGAGCGTCCTCACCGTCAAAGTCGTGACCGCAGGGTCAGGCTTTGTGCCAAGTGTCGTTGGTCATTGTGGCTTGTAGGGGAAGGTCTCGACCGTGCTTTTGGTGCCGTCCGGAAAGACAAGCTGAACGCTGATGGATTGAACAGAGCCGTCCGGCATTTCCAGATACGGCTTGTCTTTCAAAACAGCATTCGGATTGTCCGGGTCACACGCATCCAGCTCCCAGATTTCTTCCAACGGACTTCCATTCAGGCCGAAGAAGACGTAGTCGATGCCACATTTCCAGGCTTCAAGGTGGGTAAAATAGATGAGGTCCTGGCCTTCCCAGTCCCGGAAGGCCACCCAGCTGGTCTTGGTGACTTCAAGAATTTGCTTGATCTGTTCCGGCGGCATGCCTTGTGCCTTTGCCGGTACACTCGCGGTGACTGGAAGAATGCAGAGGGTGGCGGATAGCAAGGCGGATTTCATCATGCGCATTTTTCGGCTCCTGCTTGCAGTGCCTTAAAAGGCTTTGAAAGTAATGATCGTCTTGGTGTCCTGAATCCCATCGATAGGATGCACCTTTTCATTGACGAAATGGCCGATATCCGCGTCGCTTTCGACATAGAACTTGACCAGAAGATCATAATCGCCACTGGTGGAATAGACTTCCGACGCGATTTCTGCATCTGCGATAGCGCTGGCAACCTGATAGGTCTCGCCCAGTTGGCATTTGATCATCACGAAAAACGGGGTCATACGGAGCTCCGGACGTTTGGCGCGTTGGATTAAATTGCTCTCAAGGACATCGCGCATCTCCTCGCCACAGTCAATTGCAGATGCCGACAAGCCTTTGGGCAGGTACTTGCAATCCGTTGTCAGCCTTGTTAGCAGTGCAAGCATCTCATGGGGGTGCCCGGCCATTGTGGCGCGGGCTGAGAGGCGACTTGCCAACTCCTTGAACCTGATCCGGCTGGTACCGGCGGAGGGATTTGAGATGACGATGTCTCTGGCAATAGCCTTTTTCAATCCTGCAGAATTTTCCGGCCTGAAACCGACGATGCCCGGGGGGAACACATGAGCCTCTCAATCGCGGCTTCAACGCAAGATCTTCAACCCGAGACGGTTTTTGATCTTCTGCAGCGTGTGCGCCGGCGAACACCGCGCGTTCACGCAATAACCAATGCCGTTGCGCAGGGTTTTACCGCCAATGTGCTGCTCGCACTTGGTGCCATTCCTTCCATGACCATTGCGCCGCAGGAGGTTGCGAGTTTCGCCGCCGGTGCGGATGCGCTTCTGGTCAATCT belongs to Roseibium porphyridii and includes:
- a CDS encoding DMT family transporter — protein: MTLASVKTRLKRQPAPTGMTRHAPMLGISLKLASTIAFFVMATALKIAAETVPIGQLVFARNFFGLFPVLLMVAFRGELGLAFQTQNPKGHLTRAAVGLSAMVCGFTALYLLPLPDATAIGFATPLIVVVLAFFLLGEQVRIYRWSAVGVGFLGILVVLSPHLGEGQLDNASALGALIGVTGAGFAALAMITVRKLCETERTSTIVTWFAGAATLLSLLTFPLGLLASGQAWVWPDASTAGLLVLIGLAGGVGQIFLTQSYRYAEASTIAPFDYVNMLWAIIVGWLIFSEVPVTEVVLGAMIVIAAGIFVIYREHRLGLDRTKARRASSPSKS
- a CDS encoding Lrp/AsnC ligand binding domain-containing protein, translated to MTPFFVMIKCQLGETYQVASAIADAEIASEVYSTSGDYDLLVKFYVESDADIGHFVNEKVHPIDGIQDTKTIITFKAF